The following are encoded together in the Pseudoalteromonas shioyasakiensis genome:
- a CDS encoding LacI family DNA-binding transcriptional regulator: MKVTINDVAKLAGVSMKTVSRVINKEPSVRKKTYDIVMDAVNTLNYQPNLAARNLAGTSSFTVGLVYDNPNAYYVIDMQNGVLSRCKEEGYELVIHPCNYLDGNMEEDFKTMIKRSRLAGLVLTPPLSEQNSIIDMLDEMGIHYVRVLSGRPTEEDQDTCIYVNDYAAAYEITSHLLSLGHKNIGFLCGDKEHKSTTERLEGYQAALKDHSISMNDELIYEGQYSFESGVEGAKALLSENNPKNITALLGGNDEMAAGALFASRLMGIEIPQQLSITGFEDSPFSRQTWPKLTTAHQANDVISQHAARLLFRKTRGARNQDKDIITTFTPSLVVRESSGPTSA, translated from the coding sequence ATGAAAGTAACCATAAATGATGTAGCCAAGCTCGCTGGTGTTTCAATGAAAACCGTTTCGCGAGTAATTAATAAAGAGCCATCGGTCAGAAAAAAAACGTACGACATAGTGATGGACGCTGTTAACACGTTGAACTATCAACCAAACCTTGCAGCTCGTAACCTAGCAGGCACATCGTCTTTTACTGTTGGTTTAGTTTATGACAACCCTAATGCTTATTATGTCATCGATATGCAAAATGGTGTGTTGTCGCGCTGTAAAGAAGAAGGCTATGAGCTGGTAATTCATCCATGTAACTACCTTGATGGCAACATGGAAGAAGACTTTAAAACCATGATCAAGCGCTCTCGCTTGGCAGGCCTTGTATTAACACCACCGCTGTCAGAACAAAATAGCATTATCGATATGCTTGATGAAATGGGCATTCATTATGTACGCGTACTCTCTGGTCGCCCTACAGAAGAAGACCAAGACACTTGTATCTATGTGAACGACTACGCCGCTGCATACGAAATTACTTCTCACCTACTCTCGCTTGGCCACAAAAATATTGGTTTTTTATGTGGTGACAAAGAGCATAAATCAACAACTGAACGCTTAGAGGGTTATCAGGCCGCATTAAAAGATCACAGCATCTCGATGAATGATGAGCTGATCTATGAAGGCCAGTATTCTTTCGAATCAGGTGTAGAAGGTGCAAAAGCATTATTAAGTGAGAATAACCCGAAAAACATCACTGCCCTTCTTGGCGGTAACGATGAAATGGCAGCAGGCGCGTTATTCGCCTCACGCTTAATGGGTATCGAAATTCCACAGCAGTTATCAATTACCGGCTTCGAGGACTCACCGTTCTCGCGTCAAACTTGGCCTAAACTCACTACAGCTCATCAGGCGAACGATGTGATTTCGCAGCATGCAGCGCGTTTACTGTTTAGAAAAACCCGTGGTGCACGTAATCAAGACAAAGACATCATCACGACCTTTACCCCTTCATTAGTGGTACGGGAAAGCTCAGGCCCAACCTCAGCTTAA